The following coding sequences are from one Comamonas koreensis window:
- a CDS encoding alpha/beta fold hydrolase, whose protein sequence is MPHITLPSADNQEVRLHYQDYGQGKPVVLIHGWPLSGRSWEAQILPLVEAGFRVITYDRRGFGESSQPWSGYDYHTFAQDLEALLDALTLQDVTLVGFSMGGGEVARYLGLYGSKRIAKAVFAAAVTPYLLKTDDHPEGPVTEEAIAEKDAAIRADRLAFLEKFTHDFFTPKGGKLAVSEAQRAYAYAIATLASPKATLDCRHAFSRTDFRGDLRKITIPTLVLHGDSDAIVPFEVSGHHTHQLVKGCELHLIKGGPHGCNVSHAAEFNQALISFMKRG, encoded by the coding sequence GTGCCGCACATCACACTTCCATCCGCTGACAATCAAGAGGTTCGCCTCCACTACCAGGACTATGGCCAAGGCAAACCGGTTGTGCTTATTCATGGCTGGCCGCTCAGTGGCCGTAGTTGGGAAGCGCAGATCCTGCCGCTGGTTGAGGCTGGATTCCGCGTCATTACGTATGACCGCAGAGGATTCGGAGAGTCCTCGCAGCCCTGGTCTGGCTATGACTACCACACTTTTGCCCAAGATCTCGAGGCTTTGCTCGACGCCCTGACGCTCCAAGATGTCACCTTGGTCGGCTTTTCTATGGGGGGTGGAGAAGTGGCCCGCTACCTGGGTTTATATGGCAGCAAGCGTATTGCCAAGGCCGTGTTCGCGGCGGCTGTCACCCCGTACCTGCTCAAGACAGACGACCACCCAGAAGGCCCGGTGACAGAAGAGGCCATTGCGGAGAAGGACGCAGCCATCCGCGCTGACCGCCTGGCTTTCTTGGAAAAATTTACCCATGATTTTTTCACCCCCAAAGGCGGAAAGCTGGCAGTCAGTGAAGCCCAACGTGCTTACGCGTATGCCATCGCTACGTTGGCATCACCTAAAGCCACGCTCGATTGCAGGCATGCATTCTCGCGCACTGATTTTCGGGGAGACCTGAGAAAGATCACCATCCCCACCTTGGTGTTGCACGGTGACAGTGATGCCATCGTACCGTTTGAAGTGAGCGGCCATCATACGCACCAACTGGTGAAAGGTTGCGAGTTGCACCTCATCAAGGGAGGCCCGCACGGTTGCAATGTATCGCATGCAGCTGAGTTCAATCAGGCCCTGATCAGCTTTATGAAGCGAGGCTGA
- a CDS encoding glycoside hydrolase family protein, protein MALAVLTAGGGGYVAVERDKEAAQAMVDQNQYIQAVAADSGTSEAVKIAMVMGSYYESSYRHIGTPYVDKLGKGQPLTVCNGITGLAVVAGRYYTPADCYDLERIRYLAAERTAMSMFRLWTTYTPLQQAVFIDFIHNKGEGALYTSTLLRKANAGDVVGACRENPRWNRGTVNGVSVVLPGLQARGDANGEICEVGL, encoded by the coding sequence ATGGCTCTGGCTGTTCTGACTGCAGGCGGTGGCGGCTACGTGGCAGTCGAGCGCGACAAGGAAGCTGCCCAGGCCATGGTTGACCAGAATCAGTACATCCAGGCTGTGGCTGCTGACTCAGGCACATCCGAGGCAGTCAAGATTGCCATGGTGATGGGCAGCTACTACGAGAGCAGCTACCGGCACATTGGCACCCCCTACGTGGACAAACTGGGCAAGGGTCAGCCGCTGACGGTCTGCAACGGCATCACTGGCCTTGCCGTGGTGGCTGGTAGGTACTACACGCCGGCCGACTGCTACGACCTGGAGCGCATCCGTTACCTGGCGGCCGAGCGCACTGCCATGAGCATGTTCCGTCTCTGGACCACCTACACCCCGCTGCAACAGGCTGTGTTCATCGACTTCATCCACAACAAGGGCGAGGGCGCGCTGTACACCTCGACCCTGCTGCGCAAGGCCAATGCGGGCGATGTGGTGGGTGCATGCCGTGAGAACCCGCGCTGGAACCGTGGCACGGTCAATGGAGTGTCTGTGGTGCTGCCGGGCCTGCAGGCGCGGGGCGATGCCAATGGCGAGATCTGCGAGGTGGGGCTATGA
- a CDS encoding endonuclease V yields MIAILDVHYQGQKAQAACVTASDWSSPAALHHYLAHIEAIQDYEPGAFYKRELPCLLSVLQTLPALPQAIVIDGYVWLGDEKRAGLGAHLYEALDGAAPVIGVAKTAFHGVASCPDVVQVRRGQSQRPLFVTAVGVSPQLASARVSRMAGAHRIPSLLALTDQLSRSGSMDGQLQANHRPA; encoded by the coding sequence ATGATTGCGATTCTGGATGTCCACTACCAGGGCCAAAAGGCGCAAGCCGCTTGCGTCACTGCGAGCGATTGGTCATCACCAGCCGCCCTGCACCACTACCTGGCCCATATCGAAGCCATACAAGACTATGAACCCGGGGCGTTTTACAAGCGTGAGCTGCCTTGTCTGCTGAGTGTTCTGCAAACGCTACCCGCACTGCCCCAAGCCATCGTCATCGACGGCTATGTGTGGCTGGGCGACGAAAAGCGTGCGGGGCTGGGCGCCCACCTCTACGAGGCACTGGATGGCGCTGCGCCAGTCATCGGCGTTGCAAAGACCGCGTTTCATGGTGTGGCGTCTTGCCCGGACGTGGTTCAGGTGCGCCGCGGGCAATCGCAGCGCCCCCTGTTTGTGACAGCCGTAGGCGTCAGCCCTCAATTAGCCAGTGCCCGGGTCTCGCGCATGGCGGGCGCGCACAGAATCCCATCACTGCTGGCCCTGACCGATCAGCTCTCCAGGTCTGGCAGCATGGATGGTCAACTGCAGGCGAACCACAGGCCTGCTTAG
- a CDS encoding helix-hairpin-helix domain-containing protein, which produces MNTSTAHPSLHAATTLQGLLPPHLWRVLARNGITTIEQVAQSYPEKLLQMPSVGPRTFRKIEESLFPGERYAPPQQPNIAQADLDQAPRALPFFRRTQNALRRHDLK; this is translated from the coding sequence ATGAATACCAGCACTGCACACCCATCGCTCCATGCGGCTACGACCTTGCAAGGCTTGCTACCGCCTCATTTGTGGCGAGTGCTTGCAAGAAATGGCATTACCACCATTGAACAGGTAGCCCAGAGCTACCCGGAAAAGCTTTTGCAAATGCCCAGCGTGGGCCCCAGAACCTTCAGAAAAATAGAGGAAAGCCTGTTTCCAGGCGAGCGCTATGCGCCTCCCCAGCAGCCGAACATTGCGCAGGCCGATCTGGACCAGGCACCCAGAGCCCTGCCTTTTTTCAGACGCACCCAGAATGCACTGAGGCGGCACGATCTCAAGTAG
- a CDS encoding LexA family protein — MHSTFQPNTPILVSAAPLSILRAEGSVRAGFPSPAEDFAVTRLDIGALLVKHPQATYLLRVAGPSMREFGIDDGDLVAVDRALQARHGCIVVAVIEGEFTVKKLFKAAGMVKLKAGNPTYPDITPKEGQSLEIWGVVTSCIKIFA; from the coding sequence ATGCACAGTACTTTTCAGCCTAACACGCCGATCTTGGTGTCCGCTGCCCCGCTCTCAATCCTGCGGGCCGAAGGGTCTGTGCGCGCAGGCTTCCCCTCGCCAGCTGAGGACTTTGCCGTCACCCGGCTAGACATAGGCGCCCTGCTCGTTAAGCACCCGCAGGCCACCTACCTGCTGCGCGTGGCCGGGCCGTCCATGCGCGAGTTCGGCATTGATGATGGCGACCTGGTCGCGGTCGACCGGGCGCTGCAGGCCCGCCACGGGTGCATAGTCGTGGCCGTCATCGAAGGGGAGTTCACGGTCAAGAAGCTGTTCAAGGCCGCCGGCATGGTCAAGCTCAAGGCCGGCAACCCCACCTACCCCGACATCACGCCCAAGGAAGGTCAGAGCCTGGAGATTTGGGGCGTGGTCACCAGCTGCATCAAGATCTTCGCGTGA
- a CDS encoding SOS response-associated peptidase: protein MCNRYHSPDEGYIQQYWRLNPRQLGLGGRDVFPRSAGGFIRRAVDDPGYSKELVVGRWGLIPWFSKTPDIKYSTNNARAEEVADKASFKDPWKRGQRCIIPATTFDEPNWESGKNVWWRFARADGDPWGLAGLWNTWKDPATGELIESYTMLTLNADEHPLMNRMHKPDPKLAADKQDKRSVIPIDLADVDQWLEGSIKDAQALLRLAPLEVFAAGPVQT, encoded by the coding sequence ATGTGCAATCGCTACCACTCCCCAGACGAAGGCTATATCCAGCAGTACTGGCGGCTGAACCCCAGGCAGCTTGGGCTGGGCGGCCGTGATGTGTTTCCGCGCTCAGCGGGCGGATTCATCCGGCGTGCCGTGGATGATCCTGGCTATAGCAAGGAGCTGGTAGTGGGACGGTGGGGCTTGATCCCCTGGTTCAGCAAGACGCCGGACATCAAGTACAGCACCAACAATGCCCGGGCCGAGGAAGTCGCGGACAAAGCCAGTTTCAAAGACCCGTGGAAGCGCGGCCAGCGCTGCATCATCCCGGCGACGACTTTTGATGAGCCTAACTGGGAGAGTGGGAAAAACGTGTGGTGGAGGTTTGCCCGGGCCGATGGCGACCCGTGGGGCCTGGCGGGACTGTGGAACACCTGGAAGGATCCAGCGACCGGCGAGCTGATCGAGAGCTACACCATGCTCACGCTCAACGCGGATGAGCACCCCCTGATGAATCGCATGCACAAGCCAGACCCGAAGCTCGCAGCTGACAAGCAGGACAAGCGAAGCGTGATCCCGATTGACCTGGCCGACGTGGACCAGTGGCTGGAAGGCTCGATCAAGGACGCGCAGGCGCTGCTGAGGCTGGCACCGCTCGAAGTGTTCGCGGCCGGGCCAGTCCAGACCTGA
- a CDS encoding DUF6527 family protein yields the protein MRQDDELLRFKCPGCKTSHAVQHGSDFGPNWGWNGSLEKPTLTPSVLVTYPGADAGQDGAPPAVCHSFVTDGRIQFLGDCTHELAGQTVALPEWTEWVAP from the coding sequence ATGCGACAAGACGATGAGTTGCTGCGCTTTAAGTGCCCGGGGTGCAAAACCTCGCACGCAGTCCAGCACGGCAGCGACTTCGGGCCCAACTGGGGCTGGAATGGCTCCCTGGAGAAGCCGACGCTTACGCCATCGGTGTTGGTGACCTACCCGGGCGCGGATGCCGGTCAAGATGGCGCCCCGCCTGCTGTGTGCCATTCCTTTGTGACGGATGGCCGTATCCAGTTTCTGGGCGATTGCACCCATGAGCTGGCTGGCCAAACGGTGGCGCTGCCAGAGTGGACTGAATGGGTGGCGCCATGA
- a CDS encoding holin — MANQIHESTTDVATPWLQALGAKLNVYAAWFLSLFGTMTLDKLVALSGLVLGVAGYLMNRHYRRKEDRRQALRAKRDDEQARRLHISWVMDMRAKHSESYLIAQLGENWADFIKLPPSGDTDLGALS; from the coding sequence ATGGCCAACCAAATCCACGAATCCACAACCGATGTGGCAACCCCATGGCTGCAAGCGCTGGGCGCAAAGCTCAACGTTTACGCAGCCTGGTTTTTAAGCCTGTTCGGCACCATGACGCTGGACAAGCTGGTTGCGCTGTCTGGTCTGGTGCTGGGTGTGGCCGGCTATCTGATGAACCGGCACTACCGTCGCAAGGAGGACCGTCGCCAGGCGTTGCGCGCCAAGCGCGACGACGAGCAAGCCCGGCGCCTGCACATCAGCTGGGTGATGGATATGCGAGCCAAGCACTCTGAGTCGTACCTGATTGCGCAACTGGGCGAGAACTGGGCGGACTTCATCAAGCTGCCGCCCAGCGGCGATACGGATCTGGGGGCGCTGTCATGA
- a CDS encoding Gp49 family protein, whose product MNDQAIEQAILAKGKTAARVTPADVEAEIASEWYINGATGVVPDEFQPPVPAGHPLDMLNICVLILRNGTKVVGINHGAIDPAAHKAGRGRQDARAQAVEKVWELLGFRLRDQLAAEASE is encoded by the coding sequence ATGAACGACCAAGCAATTGAACAAGCAATACTGGCCAAGGGCAAGACTGCCGCACGCGTGACGCCAGCGGACGTTGAAGCAGAGATCGCTAGCGAGTGGTACATCAACGGCGCAACAGGCGTCGTGCCAGATGAATTTCAGCCTCCAGTGCCAGCCGGTCACCCGCTGGACATGTTGAACATCTGCGTTCTCATCCTGCGCAATGGCACCAAGGTGGTTGGCATCAACCATGGCGCAATCGACCCAGCCGCGCATAAGGCAGGTCGTGGTCGCCAAGACGCCCGGGCACAGGCAGTGGAGAAAGTTTGGGAGCTGCTGGGCTTTCGCCTGCGGGACCAGCTGGCAGCCGAGGCTTCTGAATAA
- a CDS encoding Y-family DNA polymerase — MYALIDGNNFYVSCERVFRPSLQGLPVVVLSNNDGCAIARSDEAKALGVKMGQPFFQLQHLVELKGLVCLSANFELYGDMSDRMMTLAAGLGPRQEIYSIDESFIGDLAGVRDLNRRAWAVRARILQWVGIPCCIGLAPTKTLAKLCNHVAKDSERKPGSYPAELARVCNWQEMPPAMREDVLRRTMAGDVWGIGRRIAVQLAERGVVTALDVSRMPGPMVRSNWGVVLERTVRELQGISCIPMELAPPPKKQIACTRSFGHGINELEPLLEAVSEFATRAAEKLRKQDLRAGALHVFAHTSPFRPGPRFYGQTTTQLVPPTSDTKALVRAALGGMHSIYQPGFRLAKAGVMLMDLAESRHEQHDLLAAADVGRDQSRLMEAMDRVNGRFGKGTVHVASTGFASQDEAGWRMRQERRTPRYTTNIDEIPIARC; from the coding sequence ATGTATGCACTTATCGACGGCAACAACTTTTATGTGAGCTGTGAGCGGGTATTCAGGCCGAGCCTGCAGGGCCTGCCTGTGGTGGTGCTCAGCAACAACGACGGCTGCGCCATCGCCCGATCGGATGAGGCCAAAGCCTTGGGCGTCAAAATGGGCCAGCCCTTCTTCCAACTGCAGCACCTGGTCGAGCTCAAGGGTTTAGTGTGCCTGTCGGCCAACTTCGAGCTGTACGGCGACATGAGCGACCGCATGATGACGCTGGCCGCCGGGCTGGGGCCCCGGCAGGAAATCTACTCCATTGACGAATCCTTCATTGGCGACCTGGCCGGCGTGCGCGATCTGAACCGCCGTGCATGGGCCGTGCGCGCGCGCATCCTGCAATGGGTCGGTATACCCTGCTGCATAGGCCTGGCCCCCACCAAGACCCTGGCCAAGCTCTGCAACCATGTGGCCAAAGACTCAGAGCGCAAGCCCGGCAGCTACCCGGCCGAGCTGGCCCGGGTTTGCAACTGGCAGGAGATGCCGCCCGCCATGCGTGAGGATGTGCTACGCCGGACCATGGCTGGCGATGTCTGGGGTATCGGCCGGCGGATCGCTGTTCAGCTGGCAGAGCGCGGCGTTGTCACCGCGCTCGATGTCTCCCGCATGCCGGGGCCCATGGTGCGCAGCAACTGGGGTGTCGTGCTCGAGCGCACCGTCCGCGAGCTGCAGGGCATCAGCTGCATTCCGATGGAGCTGGCACCGCCGCCCAAGAAGCAGATTGCGTGCACGCGCAGCTTTGGCCATGGCATCAATGAGCTCGAGCCCCTGCTCGAAGCCGTCAGCGAGTTCGCCACGCGCGCAGCCGAGAAGCTGCGCAAGCAGGATCTGCGCGCCGGCGCCCTGCACGTCTTCGCCCATACCTCACCCTTCCGGCCAGGGCCCAGGTTCTACGGGCAGACCACCACCCAACTCGTTCCCCCCACCTCCGACACAAAAGCCCTAGTGCGCGCTGCGCTGGGCGGCATGCACTCGATCTACCAGCCGGGCTTTCGCCTGGCCAAGGCCGGCGTGATGCTGATGGACCTTGCCGAAAGCCGCCATGAGCAGCACGACCTGCTCGCCGCCGCAGACGTTGGCCGGGATCAAAGCCGCCTCATGGAGGCCATGGATCGGGTGAATGGCCGGTTCGGCAAAGGCACGGTGCACGTTGCCAGCACGGGCTTTGCCTCCCAGGACGAAGCGGGATGGCGGATGCGCCAGGAGCGGCGCACGCCCCGCTACACCACCAACATCGACGAAATCCCCATTGCAAGGTGCTGA